In a genomic window of Betaproteobacteria bacterium:
- a CDS encoding transglycosylase SLT domain-containing protein — protein sequence MQSVLGRLSIFLSLALAPAVSLALEVDVATPAETLEAAQSSKDPAVLTRLAQRFEHAEGVPRDFFKANQLYCRAARAGYADAQFRLGWIYANGRGVPRDDGIAAVLFVMAAEQGHEYARRLLQYVRAQPNTELPSCLLPERVEPVHVVVEEPQITIKGRPEIEALVKRLAPQYAIDPQLVMALISVESAFNAKAVSPKNAQGLMQLIPETAERFGVQRVFNPAENIKGGLAYLRWLMAFFEGEVTLVLAAYNAGEKTVERYRGIPPYEETRNYVRRITSMYKKGTHPYSADVVAPSAIMSTLRRAGG from the coding sequence ATGCAAAGCGTACTGGGTCGACTGTCGATTTTCCTGAGCCTGGCGCTGGCGCCCGCGGTTTCGCTCGCGCTCGAAGTGGATGTCGCCACCCCGGCGGAGACGCTCGAGGCGGCGCAAAGCAGCAAGGACCCCGCGGTACTGACGCGCCTCGCGCAGCGCTTCGAGCATGCGGAGGGCGTCCCCCGGGACTTCTTCAAGGCGAATCAGCTTTACTGCCGGGCGGCCAGGGCCGGATACGCAGATGCGCAGTTCCGCCTCGGCTGGATATATGCCAACGGTCGCGGCGTGCCGCGTGACGACGGTATTGCGGCCGTGCTGTTCGTGATGGCTGCAGAGCAGGGGCACGAATATGCGCGCCGGTTGTTGCAATACGTTCGAGCCCAACCCAATACCGAGCTGCCCTCGTGCCTGCTGCCCGAGCGGGTCGAGCCCGTGCATGTCGTGGTGGAGGAACCCCAGATCACGATCAAGGGAAGACCGGAGATCGAGGCGCTGGTCAAGCGGCTTGCACCCCAGTACGCCATCGATCCGCAGCTGGTGATGGCGCTGATATCGGTGGAATCGGCATTCAATGCGAAGGCTGTATCGCCGAAGAACGCCCAAGGCCTGATGCAGCTCATTCCGGAGACCGCCGAGCGCTTCGGCGTCCAGCGGGTGTTCAACCCGGCCGAAAACATCAAGGGCGGCCTGGCATACCTGCGCTGGTTGATGGCATTTTTCGAAGGCGAGGTCACGCTGGTTCTGGCTGCATACAATGCGGGCGAGAAGACCGTTGAACGCTATCGGGGAATCCCGCCCTACGAAGAGACGCGCAACTACGTGCGCCGCATCACATCGATGTACAAGAAGGGTACGCACCCATACAGTGCCGATGTCGTCGCGCCTTCCGCCATCATGAGCACGCTGCGTCGCGCCGGCGGCTGA